Proteins encoded within one genomic window of Actinoplanes octamycinicus:
- a CDS encoding MarR family winged helix-turn-helix transcriptional regulator has protein sequence MDEPRWLTDEQQAIWRRLVEVLVKVPAAMEAQLQRDAGLTHMGYLVMMTLSEHPDRRLPMSHLAKRACASLSRLSHVVARLEEKGWLLRERDQLDGRVQIAVLTDAGYAKVVASAPGHAEAVQQLVFDRLTTAQARQLGKLAEALLKSP, from the coding sequence ATGGACGAGCCCCGCTGGTTGACCGATGAGCAGCAGGCGATCTGGCGACGGCTGGTCGAGGTGCTGGTCAAGGTGCCGGCGGCGATGGAGGCACAGCTCCAGCGGGACGCCGGGCTCACCCACATGGGCTACCTGGTGATGATGACCCTCTCCGAGCACCCGGACCGCCGGCTGCCGATGAGCCACCTGGCCAAACGCGCCTGCGCCTCGCTCTCCCGGCTCTCCCACGTGGTGGCCCGGCTGGAGGAGAAGGGCTGGCTGCTCCGCGAGCGCGACCAGCTGGACGGCCGGGTGCAGATCGCGGTGCTCACCGACGCCGGCTACGCCAAGGTGGTGGCGAGCGCGCCGGGTCACGCCGAGGCGGTCCAGCAGCTGGTCTTCGACCGGCTCACCACGGCCCAGGCCCGGCAGCTCGGCAAGCTAGCCGAGGCGTTGCTGAAAAGCCCGTAA
- a CDS encoding MGH1-like glycoside hydrolase domain-containing protein, with product MYAPAVSDLSAELWQSAARVLDTNWSGDHTVPSRRLYPHQWSWDAAFTAIGLAYVNPSRAWRDLRSLFEAQWPDGRVPHIVFDPDTAEDDYFPGPGVWNVPAYAGRRPRSSTGLVQPPLHALAAWEVYRHASAHGAACAGEARTELAWLYPRLVAQQDYLTERRDAGGTGLAAIVHPWESGLDDSPAWDTVLDAVPADRTLLDRHPRRDLAVADATHLPTDRDFARYLGLVLNYRDGGYSDTDLVQRHPFVVECPAFNSILAGAELSLAQIAGVLGRPGAASRHRDRAREITAALARRLWDPATRTFRARDARTGRLSPARCVSGLLPLMLPDLPADRAEAIMTEARSERFGLPAPSADRTGPDFDAGRYWRGPIWINVNWLLRRGMQVHGHHGEAETLRRAMLRLVHEHGHYEFFHPDTGAGSGAPAFSWTAALCLDLLADRSAPAYARAA from the coding sequence ATGTACGCACCGGCTGTCTCCGACCTGTCCGCCGAGCTCTGGCAGTCCGCCGCCCGGGTGCTGGACACCAACTGGTCCGGTGACCACACCGTGCCGTCCCGCCGCCTCTACCCGCATCAGTGGAGCTGGGACGCCGCGTTCACCGCGATCGGGCTGGCCTACGTCAACCCCAGCCGGGCCTGGCGGGACCTGCGCAGCCTGTTCGAGGCGCAGTGGCCGGACGGCCGGGTGCCGCACATCGTCTTCGACCCGGACACCGCCGAGGACGACTACTTCCCCGGGCCGGGCGTGTGGAACGTGCCGGCCTACGCCGGGCGCCGGCCGCGCAGCAGCACCGGGCTGGTCCAGCCGCCGCTGCACGCGCTCGCCGCCTGGGAGGTCTACCGGCACGCGTCGGCGCACGGCGCGGCCTGCGCCGGCGAGGCCCGCACCGAGCTGGCCTGGCTCTACCCCCGGCTGGTCGCCCAGCAGGACTACCTGACCGAGCGCCGGGACGCGGGCGGCACCGGGCTGGCCGCGATCGTGCACCCGTGGGAGTCCGGGCTGGACGACAGCCCGGCCTGGGACACCGTGCTGGACGCGGTGCCGGCCGACCGCACCCTGCTGGACCGGCACCCGCGCCGGGACCTGGCCGTGGCCGACGCCACCCACCTGCCCACCGACCGGGACTTCGCCCGCTACCTCGGGCTGGTGCTGAACTACCGGGACGGCGGGTACTCGGACACCGACCTCGTCCAGCGGCACCCGTTCGTGGTGGAGTGCCCGGCGTTCAACAGCATCCTGGCCGGCGCCGAGCTGTCCCTCGCGCAGATCGCCGGGGTGCTCGGCCGGCCCGGTGCCGCGAGCCGGCACCGGGACCGGGCGCGGGAGATCACCGCCGCTCTCGCCCGGCGGCTGTGGGACCCGGCCACCCGGACCTTCCGGGCCCGCGACGCCCGCACCGGCCGGCTCAGCCCGGCGCGCTGCGTGAGCGGCCTGCTCCCGCTGATGCTGCCGGACCTGCCGGCCGACCGGGCCGAGGCGATCATGACGGAGGCCCGGTCGGAGCGGTTCGGGCTGCCCGCGCCGAGCGCCGACCGGACCGGCCCCGACTTCGACGCCGGCCGCTACTGGCGCGGACCGATCTGGATCAACGTGAACTGGCTGCTGCGCCGCGGCATGCAGGTGCACGGACACCACGGCGAGGCGGAGACGCTGCGCCGGGCGATGCTGCGGCTGGTGCACGAGCACGGCCACTACGAGTTCTTCCACCCGGACACCGGGGCCGGATCGGGCGCGCCCGCCTTCAGCTGGACCGCCGCGCTCTGCCTCGACCTGCTGGCGGACCGGTCAGCCCCCGCCTACGCCCGAGCCGCCTGA
- a CDS encoding AAA domain-containing protein: MESPTTIRDRAVAVADYLLAVRAQMDRPARTVPSDAHWLDALPAHPDCQLGPGADGASWLRVGRPELPPPVTVPAALRRRLRGEITATTEPATDGAPPAASNLAGRAAAGASEKNGAGDKTAAGEQSDAVTRAGAGEKPDPGENGKAGEQPGARGNAQAGQQPGAGEKAGANDRAGDQAAPGAADGPDDFAVWRDRTWRPWSLLTTAAEQTRDLHRKLFDRMHQLDMAAATTELVWGHGILETTVDGTRIRYPLVATPVLIEYDPDRALASVSPAGPSRLQTDALHGLDERHLAQLQGLAGPGGVVEVDLWNEFERREFFERALTRLGHDRVVVGPGDDRPQSAFVRDTAVLFARPRQRQLRGFLENLRNRLTAGRATEGVGALAAVLAHEPSRLAMPDDRPEAWYRVGERLLMPLPTNEAQESIARRLAQHRNVAVQGPPGTGKTHTIRNLICHLMANGKRVLVVAQKEEPLRVLRDGLPEEVRALCLAVLGRTTDQLVQLQLAARELSDRAATLDKDAEARRVDRLTRDLEEAERELAAAMAGLRLIAESEAASYQIGGVSLLPAEVGAWLRERAAAHGGIPDPVAGPPPLTIEEFGTLLKLAARLTPDDRAAAMRPLPEIMDLPDAATVAAHRAEIAAARERLSRLADQGVDLSSVRREQRPAHVELMTDLREAVTWLRRREGTWTDRLGRLMDDQHWRTMWADHVATVTGLLDELAAGAKEQAGHRVVIAEALLAEPKLLLTRLAEIRLRFAAGKGLSRLLQAGLFRVAEEIRVDGEPMRTAEDVDLVIARVRRAQAHRRLGDVWADWVDRLRIGEPAGGWTDPEVWAGALLAEAAQSLEFDLRRWPSLVERVAARVPQIDLELDGARLAAVAEMIDGAAEVFVVDQGLAEERTVAERLARWPELAQAWQGLDGWDEAVAEVRRVALLQPDVLRFHAMHDRLAAVAPEWAAKIATGEHPVVSGQACLDAWEWRRAQTWFDQMVGDVDPALLGRRVERARSRIRRLTGELVVASAWLEVARALDDRRRAALADWTTALRKIGKGTGRSAALWQAHAQRAMESAVSAVPVWVMSVDRAIEQFAGGATFDVVIVDEASQADLFALPVLSLAERAVVVGDDQQIGPQLSFVGSVQGLIQRHLTEVPSAEHFDPESSLYDHAVRRSPERILLTEHFRCVPQIIEFSSRHYYDGKIMPLRADRPALLPIRNVFCAEGVRQSLPGFGEVNLAEADALVDRVTKIVADPRYDGRTLGVISLLSRSGQANYLLTRIREAIGEDEIQARRLRVGDAYTFQGDERDVVLVSMVVSENDQRVAAFTKRDYHRRINVAASRARDQLWIYHSVRPQALLADDARALLLAYAIDLPTEAAAADPAARCESDFERAVLRLLAVRGYRPIPQFRIGGYRIDFVLNAPDGRRLAIECDGDAYHGPDRWESDMRRQAVLERVGNCVFVRIRGSVFAREPEAAMRPVWQRIAELEISPIGD, translated from the coding sequence ATGGAGTCGCCCACGACGATCCGGGACCGGGCTGTCGCGGTCGCCGACTACCTGCTTGCGGTGCGCGCGCAGATGGACCGCCCGGCCCGCACCGTGCCCTCCGACGCGCACTGGCTGGACGCTCTGCCGGCGCATCCGGACTGTCAGCTGGGCCCGGGGGCGGACGGTGCTTCCTGGCTGCGGGTCGGCCGCCCCGAGCTGCCGCCGCCGGTGACCGTCCCGGCCGCTCTTCGCCGCCGTCTGCGCGGTGAGATCACCGCCACCACCGAGCCGGCGACCGACGGCGCCCCACCGGCCGCAAGCAATCTCGCCGGAAGGGCAGCGGCAGGAGCGAGCGAGAAAAATGGCGCAGGCGACAAGACCGCGGCAGGCGAACAGTCCGACGCGGTGACCAGGGCCGGAGCGGGCGAAAAGCCCGACCCGGGCGAGAACGGCAAGGCCGGGGAGCAGCCCGGCGCCAGGGGGAACGCGCAGGCAGGGCAGCAGCCCGGCGCTGGGGAGAAAGCCGGAGCCAACGACCGCGCGGGCGATCAGGCCGCGCCGGGCGCCGCGGACGGACCGGACGACTTCGCCGTCTGGCGCGATCGGACCTGGCGCCCCTGGTCGCTGCTCACCACCGCCGCCGAACAGACCCGTGACCTGCACCGCAAGCTCTTCGACCGGATGCACCAGCTGGACATGGCCGCCGCCACCACCGAGCTGGTCTGGGGCCACGGCATCCTGGAGACCACGGTCGACGGCACCCGGATCCGGTATCCGCTGGTCGCCACCCCGGTGCTGATCGAGTACGACCCGGACCGCGCCCTGGCCTCGGTGTCCCCGGCCGGCCCGTCCCGGCTGCAGACCGATGCCCTGCACGGCTTGGACGAGCGGCACCTGGCCCAGTTGCAGGGGCTGGCCGGCCCGGGCGGCGTGGTCGAGGTCGACCTGTGGAACGAGTTCGAGCGCCGCGAGTTCTTCGAGCGTGCGCTGACCCGTCTCGGTCATGACCGGGTCGTGGTCGGGCCCGGTGACGACCGGCCGCAGTCCGCTTTCGTCCGGGACACCGCGGTGCTCTTCGCCCGGCCCCGCCAGCGCCAGCTCCGCGGCTTCCTGGAGAACCTGCGCAACCGCCTGACCGCCGGCCGGGCCACCGAGGGGGTTGGCGCGCTCGCCGCGGTCCTGGCCCACGAGCCGTCCCGGCTGGCCATGCCGGACGATCGCCCGGAGGCCTGGTACCGGGTCGGCGAGCGGTTGCTCATGCCGTTGCCGACCAACGAGGCGCAGGAGTCGATCGCCCGCCGGCTGGCCCAGCACCGCAACGTGGCCGTGCAGGGCCCGCCCGGCACCGGCAAGACGCACACCATCCGCAACCTGATCTGTCACCTGATGGCGAACGGCAAGCGGGTCCTGGTGGTGGCCCAGAAGGAGGAGCCGCTCCGGGTGCTGCGCGACGGCCTGCCGGAGGAGGTGCGGGCGCTCTGCCTGGCGGTGCTCGGCCGGACCACCGACCAGCTGGTGCAGCTGCAGCTGGCCGCGCGGGAGCTGTCCGACCGGGCGGCCACCTTGGACAAGGACGCCGAGGCGCGCCGGGTGGACCGGCTGACCCGTGACCTGGAGGAGGCCGAGCGGGAGCTGGCTGCCGCGATGGCCGGGCTGCGGCTGATCGCCGAGAGCGAGGCGGCGAGCTATCAGATCGGCGGGGTGAGCCTGCTGCCGGCCGAGGTGGGCGCCTGGTTGCGGGAGCGGGCGGCCGCGCACGGCGGCATCCCGGATCCGGTCGCCGGTCCGCCGCCGCTGACCATCGAGGAGTTCGGCACGCTGCTGAAGCTGGCCGCCCGGCTGACGCCGGACGATCGCGCGGCGGCGATGCGCCCGCTGCCGGAGATCATGGATCTGCCGGACGCCGCCACGGTGGCGGCCCACCGGGCCGAGATCGCCGCGGCGCGGGAGCGTCTGTCCCGGTTGGCTGACCAGGGCGTGGACCTTTCTTCGGTACGCCGTGAGCAGCGCCCCGCGCACGTCGAGCTGATGACCGACCTGCGCGAGGCGGTCACCTGGCTGCGCCGCCGGGAGGGCACCTGGACCGACCGGCTGGGCCGGCTGATGGACGACCAGCACTGGCGCACCATGTGGGCGGATCACGTGGCCACCGTGACCGGGCTGCTCGACGAGCTGGCGGCCGGCGCGAAGGAGCAGGCCGGGCACCGCGTGGTGATCGCCGAGGCGCTGCTGGCCGAGCCGAAGCTGCTGCTCACCCGGCTGGCCGAGATCCGGCTGCGGTTCGCCGCCGGCAAGGGGCTGAGCCGGCTGTTGCAGGCCGGGCTGTTCCGGGTGGCCGAGGAGATCCGGGTGGACGGCGAGCCGATGCGCACCGCCGAGGACGTGGATCTGGTCATCGCCCGGGTGCGCCGGGCGCAGGCGCACCGGCGGCTCGGCGACGTGTGGGCGGACTGGGTGGACCGGCTGCGGATCGGCGAGCCGGCCGGCGGCTGGACCGATCCGGAGGTGTGGGCCGGCGCGCTGCTCGCCGAGGCGGCCCAGTCGCTGGAGTTCGATCTGCGGCGCTGGCCTTCGCTGGTGGAGCGGGTGGCTGCTCGCGTACCCCAGATCGATCTGGAGTTGGACGGCGCGCGACTGGCGGCCGTGGCCGAGATGATCGACGGCGCCGCCGAGGTGTTCGTGGTGGATCAGGGGCTCGCCGAGGAGCGGACGGTCGCCGAGCGGCTGGCCCGGTGGCCGGAGCTGGCGCAGGCGTGGCAGGGCCTGGACGGCTGGGACGAGGCGGTCGCCGAGGTCCGCCGGGTGGCCCTGCTGCAGCCGGATGTGCTGCGCTTCCACGCCATGCACGACCGGCTGGCCGCGGTCGCGCCGGAGTGGGCCGCCAAGATCGCCACCGGCGAGCATCCGGTGGTCTCCGGGCAGGCCTGCCTGGACGCGTGGGAGTGGCGGCGGGCGCAGACCTGGTTCGACCAGATGGTCGGCGACGTGGATCCGGCGCTGCTCGGCCGCCGGGTGGAGCGCGCCCGGTCGCGGATTCGCCGGCTGACCGGTGAGCTGGTGGTCGCCTCGGCCTGGCTGGAGGTGGCCCGGGCGCTGGACGACCGGCGGCGGGCCGCGCTCGCCGACTGGACCACCGCGCTCCGCAAGATCGGCAAGGGCACCGGGCGCAGCGCCGCGCTCTGGCAGGCGCACGCCCAGCGGGCGATGGAGTCCGCGGTGTCCGCCGTGCCGGTCTGGGTGATGTCGGTGGACCGGGCGATCGAGCAGTTCGCCGGGGGAGCCACGTTCGACGTGGTGATCGTCGACGAGGCGTCGCAGGCGGACCTGTTCGCGTTGCCGGTGCTGTCGCTGGCCGAGCGGGCCGTGGTGGTCGGCGACGACCAGCAGATCGGTCCGCAGCTGAGCTTCGTCGGCTCGGTGCAGGGGCTGATCCAGCGGCACCTGACCGAGGTGCCGTCGGCCGAGCACTTCGATCCGGAGTCGTCGCTTTACGATCACGCGGTGCGCCGCTCGCCGGAGCGCATCCTGCTCACCGAGCACTTCCGGTGCGTGCCGCAGATCATCGAGTTCTCCTCGCGGCACTACTACGACGGCAAGATCATGCCGTTGCGGGCGGACCGGCCGGCGCTGCTGCCGATCCGCAACGTGTTCTGCGCCGAGGGGGTCCGGCAGAGCCTGCCCGGCTTCGGCGAGGTCAACCTGGCGGAGGCGGATGCCCTGGTCGACCGGGTCACCAAGATCGTCGCTGATCCCCGGTACGACGGCCGGACGCTCGGCGTGATCAGCCTGCTCAGCCGCAGCGGCCAGGCGAACTACCTGCTCACCAGGATCCGTGAGGCGATCGGCGAGGACGAGATCCAGGCGCGGCGGCTGCGGGTCGGTGACGCTTACACGTTCCAGGGCGATGAACGGGACGTCGTGCTGGTGTCCATGGTGGTGTCCGAGAACGATCAGCGGGTGGCGGCGTTCACCAAGCGCGACTACCACCGCCGGATCAACGTGGCCGCGTCCCGGGCCCGCGATCAGCTGTGGATCTACCACTCGGTGCGGCCGCAGGCGCTGCTCGCCGACGACGCCCGGGCGCTGCTGCTGGCGTACGCGATCGATCTGCCCACCGAGGCGGCGGCGGCCGACCCGGCCGCGCGCTGCGAGAGCGACTTCGAGCGGGCCGTGCTGCGGCTGCTGGCGGTCCGCGGCTACCGGCCGATCCCGCAGTTCCGGATCGGTGGGTACCGGATCGACTTCGTGCTGAACGCCCCGGACGGCCGGCGCCTGGCGATCGAGTGCGACGGCGACGCCTACCACGGCCCGGACCGGTGGGAGAGCGACATGCGCCGGCAGGCGGTGCTGGAGCGGGTCGGCAACTGCGTCTTCGTCCGGATCCGGGGCAGCGTCTTCGCCCGCGAGCCGGAGGCGGCGATGCGCCCGGTCTGGCAGCGGATCGCCGAGCTGGAGATCAGCCCGATCGGTGACTGA
- a CDS encoding EAL domain-containing protein, producing the protein MTVPEERERWSPPATPLPEPRPPAEDRAAWFSYTTANDQIVWSTALSTMLGRPPAEHEKTRQVLSRYVHRDDMAGALGAITEAWTSRTTVRVTVRLMRADGGWIDVDCRLEPMMSPDGTVRGIRGTLRDVTARERARREDARLTRRGETVQSSLVEPDPATGLLTRARFADEIDRALRRAAGALLVLRVQADEAGDGLLHRTARMLEATVGPDRLLGRVGTNEIAVLLDATAWPAARKQAAELVEAVRAAAGARVWCGLVRFRPDAEAGSHDLLIDAEQAWRQSREADRPLTLVAHPVPARDRQGSYRNRVADALGTDRFTLYSQPILELQTNQVTRHELLLRVLDEGDGPQSPIQVLDAAERLDAVFDIDLWVVERAMRLAVEQPGMGLQINLSGRSVGDPRLTAEVERLLTEYRVNPTQLTFEITETALIGNLSEARRFADRIRDLGCSLALDDFGSGYASFRYLRLFPIDLVKIDGEYVVDLVDNPQDQVLVRALVQVCQAYGIHTVAEFVQDEPTLRMLRELGVDYVQGYLIGRPSPVVPGRLRNA; encoded by the coding sequence ATGACCGTGCCCGAAGAACGGGAGCGCTGGTCGCCACCGGCGACCCCGTTGCCCGAGCCGCGCCCGCCGGCCGAGGACCGTGCCGCCTGGTTCTCCTACACCACCGCCAACGACCAGATCGTCTGGTCCACCGCGCTCTCCACGATGCTCGGCCGCCCGCCCGCCGAGCACGAGAAGACCCGCCAGGTGCTGTCCCGCTACGTGCACCGCGACGACATGGCCGGCGCGCTGGGCGCCATCACCGAGGCCTGGACCAGCCGGACCACGGTGCGGGTCACCGTCCGGCTGATGCGCGCCGACGGCGGCTGGATCGACGTGGACTGCCGGCTGGAGCCGATGATGAGCCCGGACGGCACGGTCCGCGGCATCCGCGGCACGCTGCGCGACGTCACCGCCCGGGAGCGGGCCCGCCGGGAGGACGCCCGGCTCACCCGGCGCGGCGAGACCGTGCAGTCCTCGCTGGTCGAACCGGACCCGGCGACCGGCCTGCTGACCCGGGCCCGGTTCGCCGACGAGATCGACCGCGCGCTGCGCCGGGCGGCCGGCGCGCTGCTGGTGCTGCGGGTGCAGGCCGACGAGGCCGGGGACGGGCTGCTGCACCGCACCGCCCGGATGCTGGAGGCCACGGTCGGCCCGGACCGGCTGCTCGGCCGGGTCGGTACCAACGAGATCGCGGTGCTGCTCGACGCCACCGCCTGGCCGGCCGCCCGCAAGCAGGCGGCTGAGCTGGTCGAGGCGGTCCGGGCGGCGGCCGGGGCACGGGTCTGGTGCGGCCTGGTCCGGTTCCGGCCGGACGCCGAGGCGGGCAGCCACGACCTGCTGATCGACGCCGAGCAGGCCTGGCGGCAGTCCCGGGAGGCGGACCGGCCGCTGACCCTGGTGGCGCATCCGGTGCCGGCCCGGGACCGGCAGGGGTCGTACCGCAACCGGGTCGCCGACGCGCTCGGCACCGACCGGTTCACCCTCTACTCGCAGCCGATCCTGGAGCTGCAGACCAACCAGGTGACCCGGCACGAGCTGCTGCTGCGGGTGCTCGACGAGGGGGACGGCCCGCAGTCGCCGATCCAGGTGCTGGACGCCGCGGAGCGTCTCGACGCGGTCTTCGACATCGACCTGTGGGTGGTGGAGCGGGCCATGCGGCTCGCCGTCGAGCAGCCCGGGATGGGCCTGCAGATCAACCTGTCCGGCCGCTCGGTCGGCGATCCGCGGCTGACCGCCGAGGTGGAGCGCCTGCTCACCGAGTACCGGGTGAACCCGACGCAGCTCACCTTCGAGATCACCGAGACCGCGCTGATCGGGAACCTGAGCGAGGCCCGCCGGTTCGCCGACCGGATCCGGGACCTGGGCTGCTCACTGGCCCTGGACGACTTCGGCTCCGGCTACGCGTCGTTCCGCTACCTCCGGCTGTTCCCGATCGACCTCGTGAAGATCGACGGGGAGTACGTCGTCGACCTGGTCGACAACCCGCAGGACCAGGTGCTGGTCCGGGCGCTGGTCCAGGTCTGCCAGGCGTACGGGATCCACACCGTCGCCGAGTTCGTCCAGGACGAGCCGACCCTGCGCATGCTGCGCGAACTCGGTGTGGATTACGTCCAGGGATACCTGATCGGCCGCCCGTCGCCGGTCGTCCCGGGCCGGCTGCGCAACGCCTGA
- a CDS encoding S-(hydroxymethyl)mycothiol dehydrogenase gives MSQRVRGVIAREKGKPVEVATIVVPDPGPGEAVVRVQACGVCHTDLHYREGGINDDFPFLLGHEAAGVVEAVGDGVTDVAPGDFVVLNWRAVCGNCRACAKGKPQYCFNTHNAKQRMTLEDGTELSPALGIGAFVEKTLVHAGQCTKVDPQARPAAVGLLGCGVMAGLGAAINTGGVTRGDSVAVIGCGGVGDGAVAGAALAGATTIIAIDTDDRKLEWARGFGATHTVNAREHDVVERVRELTGGFGADVVIEAVGRPETYRQAFYARDLAGTVVLVGVPTPEMTIELPLLDVFGRGGALKSSWYGDCLPSRDFPMLTELYRQGRLDLDAFVTEEIPLDGVEQAFAKMHTGDVLRSVVVF, from the coding sequence ATGAGTCAGCGGGTGCGAGGGGTGATCGCCCGGGAGAAGGGCAAGCCGGTCGAGGTGGCCACGATCGTGGTGCCCGACCCGGGTCCGGGCGAGGCCGTGGTGCGGGTCCAGGCGTGCGGGGTGTGCCACACCGACCTGCACTACCGGGAGGGCGGCATCAACGACGACTTCCCGTTCCTGCTCGGGCACGAGGCGGCCGGCGTGGTCGAGGCGGTCGGCGACGGCGTGACCGACGTGGCGCCCGGCGACTTCGTGGTGCTCAACTGGCGGGCCGTCTGCGGCAACTGCCGGGCCTGTGCCAAAGGCAAGCCGCAGTACTGCTTCAACACGCACAACGCGAAGCAGCGGATGACCCTGGAGGACGGCACCGAGCTGTCCCCGGCACTGGGCATCGGCGCCTTCGTGGAGAAGACGCTGGTGCACGCCGGGCAGTGCACCAAGGTCGACCCGCAGGCCCGCCCGGCCGCGGTCGGCCTGCTCGGCTGCGGCGTGATGGCCGGCCTGGGCGCGGCGATCAACACCGGCGGGGTGACCCGCGGCGACTCGGTCGCGGTGATCGGCTGCGGCGGGGTCGGTGACGGCGCGGTGGCCGGCGCGGCGCTGGCCGGGGCCACCACGATCATCGCGATCGACACCGACGACCGGAAACTGGAGTGGGCCCGCGGGTTCGGCGCCACCCACACGGTCAACGCCCGCGAGCACGACGTGGTGGAGCGGGTGCGCGAGCTGACCGGCGGGTTCGGCGCCGACGTGGTGATCGAGGCGGTCGGCCGCCCGGAGACCTACCGGCAGGCGTTCTACGCCCGCGACCTGGCCGGCACCGTGGTCCTGGTCGGGGTGCCGACCCCGGAGATGACGATCGAGCTGCCGCTGCTCGACGTCTTCGGCCGCGGCGGCGCGCTGAAGTCCAGCTGGTACGGCGACTGCCTGCCGAGCCGCGACTTCCCGATGCTGACCGAGCTCTACCGGCAGGGCCGCCTCGACCTGGACGCGTTCGTCACCGAGGAGATCCCGCTGGACGGGGTCGAGCAGGCCTTCGCCAAGATGCACACCGGCGACGTGCTCCGCTCAGTCGTCGTCTTCTGA
- a CDS encoding DNA polymerase ligase N-terminal domain-containing protein encodes MPDRLDEYRRKRDPARTPEPVPAAPGPGTADERHRFVIQQHHARSLHWDVRLERDGVLVSFAVPRGLPRDQARNNLAKHTEDHPLEYLDFAGEIPAGEYGGGRMTIFDSGTYETGKWRPDEISVTFHGDRTRGRYVFFQTDGADWMVRRMDPPEPGWEPMPAELRPMLATRAATLPADDAAWGYEMRWAGQRALAYVHGGRLHLSGPGGESLTSVFPEVRAIGPDLAPVEVIVDGELVVFDGARPDPDRLARRVRAKNPKRAADRDPAHFLIYDLLWLDGHRTTERLRYAERRELLDGLALAGEHWQTPPFFPGGGAFARDAARSQGLSGVVAKRLDSPYLPGETSRWWREIDVN; translated from the coding sequence ATGCCGGACCGTCTGGACGAGTACCGCCGCAAGCGCGACCCCGCCCGTACCCCCGAACCGGTCCCCGCCGCGCCCGGACCGGGCACGGCGGACGAACGGCACCGCTTCGTGATCCAGCAGCACCACGCCCGCAGCCTGCACTGGGACGTCCGGCTGGAACGCGACGGCGTGCTCGTCTCGTTCGCCGTCCCGCGCGGCCTCCCCCGCGACCAGGCCCGCAACAACCTGGCCAAGCACACCGAGGACCACCCGCTGGAGTACCTGGACTTCGCCGGCGAGATCCCGGCCGGCGAGTACGGCGGCGGCCGGATGACGATCTTCGACTCGGGCACCTACGAGACCGGCAAGTGGCGTCCCGACGAGATCAGCGTCACCTTTCACGGTGATCGCACGAGGGGTCGATACGTCTTCTTCCAGACCGACGGCGCGGACTGGATGGTCCGCCGGATGGACCCGCCGGAGCCGGGCTGGGAGCCGATGCCGGCCGAGCTGCGGCCGATGCTGGCCACCCGGGCGGCCACGCTGCCCGCCGACGACGCCGCGTGGGGCTACGAGATGCGCTGGGCCGGGCAGCGCGCCCTGGCGTACGTCCATGGTGGCCGCCTGCACCTGAGCGGACCCGGCGGCGAATCGCTGACCTCGGTCTTTCCCGAGGTCCGGGCGATCGGGCCGGACCTCGCGCCGGTCGAGGTGATCGTCGACGGCGAGCTGGTGGTGTTCGACGGCGCCCGGCCGGACCCGGACCGGCTGGCCCGGCGGGTCCGGGCGAAGAACCCGAAACGGGCGGCCGACCGCGATCCGGCGCACTTCCTGATCTACGACCTGCTCTGGCTGGACGGGCACCGGACCACCGAGCGGCTCCGCTACGCCGAGCGCCGCGAGCTGCTGGACGGCCTGGCGCTGGCCGGCGAGCACTGGCAGACCCCGCCGTTCTTCCCGGGCGGTGGCGCCTTCGCCCGGGACGCGGCACGCTCGCAGGGTTTGTCCGGCGTGGTGGCGAAGCGGCTGGATTCGCCCTACCTGCCCGGCGAGACCAGCCGCTGGTGGCGGGAGATCGACGTGAACTGA